GAGTTGTACGGTCGTCGTACAAAATCTTCAGGCCTTATGCCATATTTTGGCAGTCGACACAATGCAACACTTTCCATAATAACCAATTCCTGACGGAACTACTGCTTGCCCCCCTCTAAAAACTCCACCATGCTGGGCGCCTATGAAAAATTTACTCTCAAAAATGCCCGTTTTTATAGCATCAACAGCCACTCTTTTCATTCTGGCGTGCACGACTTCTGCACCGAAATCCACGGCTCCCACCGCGGTGGATCTTGGCGGCAAAGCCAAGGCTGCAAATGAAATCAGCGTGATGAACTTCAACGTCGAGAACCTCTTCGATAATATTCATGACGAGAACCGTGAAGATCAAACCTATCTTCCTCTCGCAAAAAAGCAGACACCAGAACACAAAGCTCTGTGTGCGAAGATGAACCAAATCAACTACCGTGAAGAGTGCATGAACCTCGACTGGAGTGATGAGGTTGTGAATACAAAACTGAAAAACGTTTCCCAAATTATTCTCGGTGTTGATGGCCAAGGCCCTGACATCCTGGTGATGGAAGAAGTCGAAAACGATCGTATTTTGGGCCGGCTTAATAAAGAGTATCTCACAAAGGCCGGCTATCAGACGCAAGTGTTGATCGAGGGGCCGGATGAGCGCGGTATTGATATTGCTTTGTTGTCGCGCTTTCCGACCGTAGGCACTCCGGAACTTCACAAAATTCCTTATGTTCCTAAGAACGATCATGACAAAGAGTGGATGGCAAGGTCCCGCGGTATCCTTGAAGTGAAGTTGAAACTTCCTAACGGCGAAACTTTAACCGTTCTTGGTGCGCACTTCCCTTCTCAAGCCAATCCACGTTACTGGCGCGAACAGGCCGTTGAGTACTTATCAAAGCTGATTGCTGAAAAATCAGCAAAAGGCATGGTGATTGCGAGCGGTGACCTCAATATCACACACAACGAAGAAGTCGATGCGCGCTTCTTCCATGATGATTTTTCGAAGGTAGCGATGGTTTCTCACCTTGTCGGTTGCAAAAAATGCGACGGCACTCATAACTACCGCAGAGAATGGTCGTTCTTAGATGTCTTGATGTTCTCTAAAAATATGGGCGATCAGGGCAACGCTAGTTATAAGTTAGAGCCTGAGACGATCGCGGTCGTGAATAAAGATCCGATTCATGTTTGGGGTCAATATCCAAAACGCTTTAAGCCTGAGAAAAAAGAAGGCGTTTCTGACCACTTCCCGCTCTATGCAAGAATCGTTTTGCGAGAGCCGGCTAAAGCGCCTGAACCTGTCGCGCCTCCGGCAGCGGCACCAGCGGCCACGAAATAGTTCGTAAGCTTTCGATAAAAACAAAAAAGGCTCTGGTGATCCCAGAGCCTTTTTTTATTTTTAGATTGTAATAACAAGAACTACAGTTTGCCTGCAGTCTCGTTGATCCATGGCAAGTATGTATCGACGCGAGTAAATACTGCGAAGAACATGCAGGGACGAAGTACCGGAAGACCCGCACCGTTGCTTGTCACACCCCAGAGGTAAAGACGGCCGTCGTTGCCTTTAACAAAAGCAGGACCACCAGAATCGCCACTGCAAACACCGTTGATCATGCTTTGATCGACAGCGATTTCAGTTGCTGAGTAAGTTGGATCTTTTACTTTCAAAGTGATTTTGCGAAGAATGCCCTCACCTTTGCCACGGCTTGGAGCGCTGATGCCATATCCAGCAGCAACGATCTTAGAACCTTTAGACAAAACAGAGTAGTCCGTCAGGATAGGAGCTGTCGTGTAGCCCGGTGGAATTGTGCCTTCGTACTTCAAAACGGAAACGTCGCCCATATTAGCTTGGATTTTACCAGTGTAACGAGTGTTTCTTTGACCCGCGATCACTTGGCGAACCAACGCTGGCTTACGCATATCAACGCCGAATCGAACTTGAAGATTCTTTGCATCGCCTTCAAGGCAGTGAGCCGCTGTGATCACCATGTTTTTGCCATACAATGAGCCCGTGCAGAGATAGCCGGCTTTTGTGTTGTAAAGACCGACCGTCGTTGTTGCAACAACGTCGTTCACGTTCACATCATCGCCACCGAAAATAGCTGTATCCGCACCACCAGAAGCGATTTCATTCGCTTGATTCTTTGGCGCGCAAGACGCCAGCAACAAAGCAGCCGCCGCAGCAACAAAAAGATTCAATTTCATAGATACTCCTTCTTTCATAGAGGCGCACTTGTACCGACCAGACCTCCCTTTGTCGAGGTGTTTCGCCAATGATGCTGGTCCTCAAATCGCTCTTATTGCATAAAAAAGCGCTCCCTCCTGCGAACAAGTACGCCTCATTGTGAGAATTTCTTCCGGATTTCTTCTAACCCGCTCCCGGACATTGAAGATCCGTCTCATTTTGAAGTGCGATGAGACGTTCCGTGAACAACACCAACAGCAATTTATTTTCATTTGGCTCTACACGCTTTGCTCCCAAATGCCGAAAAATAAGAGTCCATTGATCAGAAATTTGACGACTGATCAGTGTTCGCTCGACACACGCATTGTCGCTAGTCCCGTGTTGAGAATGGGAAAAATTGGCTATTCTCATCTGGGTAACACAGGGGCACAATGATTGTAGGTCTAGATGGATGGAGGGGGAATGAAGTTCATCGTCTTATCACTCATTACTTTGGGGATTGCTGGTGCGTTGACAGAAATGGCAAACGCGCAAGTGAAGCCAGATATTACAGCTGCAGATCCGACTGCAATGGATCTAAAGGCTCGTAAGATCTATGAACGCCTTACTGGTACGAAATTACCAGCTGACAGCCCTGTCGTCGCTCAAATGGTGGCATTGCTGAATAAAGGTGATCTTGCGGGAGCAGCTCAAATCGCTACGGCAGATCCAAATTTCTTAAACATTACTGTGAAGCTCATGGCGCTAGAAATGTCTACGCGCGATGAGACGATCAAAACTCCACTCAATGACATGGTGGCTGGGATCATCGGGGTCACTCGTGACCAGACAGATGCCCGTGAGCTTTTGACGGGTGACTTCTACTATGTAGGTAGCGGAACTGGTGTTCGCTCGGATTTGAATGCAGACATCCTCCTGTCTAATAATCACTACGCGGATTTAGAGTCGACTCGTCAGAACTTGGCGACAAACCTCGTTCGTGTTTCAGGGCAAAAGATAGCGACCAGCACAACTGCCAACGTCGCCAATCCAGATCCTGCCGGCGTTTTGACGTCTCGTGCTTTCATGGGCGCACATGCCTTGATGGGTACGAACCGCCGCTTGGTGGAATATACTTTCCGTGAATTTGCCTGCGTACCACTGAACGAATGGGCGGATACCGGGGCATCTGACTTGCGTATCGGCCGCGATATTGACCGCTTCCCTGCCGGTGACCACATGAAGTTCTTAACTTCTTGTAAAGGTTGCCACACAGTGATGGACGGCTTCCGCGGTGCCTTTGCGAACTGGGACTTCGACGGCTTGGGCTTGAAGAATGCCACAGTAAATACAAAGGGTAACGCGGCAGACTTCGTGATTGCGGCAGATAACAACAACGTTGTTACTAAAATGAACCGCAACAACACGATCTTCCCGTCTGGTTACGTGATGACGAACAATACGTGGGTGAACAATGCGATTCGCCCGGCAAATGCCTCGTTCTTCGAATGGCGTGGCGCTACGTCAGCTGAAACTCTCGGCGGCTCTGGCGTGAAGTCTTTCGGTAACTTGGTGGCGAACTCACGTCGTTTCAGCCAGTGTATGGCAAAACGCGTATATAAAGCTGTTTGCCGCAAAGAACTCGATGTTGTTGCTAACAAAGACAAACTAAAACAATGGGGCGATGAATTCGAAGCTTCTGGTTACAAACTGAAGAAGCTCTTTGAAAACATGGCTTCAAAAACTGAGTGCTTAAACTAAGGAGGGGACCATGACTAACAAATATTTAAAAATCATGCTGATTCTAGTTCCTTCAATGGCAGTAGCACTCTTCGGTTTCAATAACTGCGGACGCTATGGCGCCCTTCAGGATTCAGGCTCTACAGACAGCGCTTCTTTGGGAAGCAGCGGAGCCGCCGACGAAGAAGTCAACTCTGAGAAGCTGGGTCTTCCTTATGCCCTGCTCTCTGCAGAGCAAACTCTTTCGTCGATGCTGAAGCTTGGTAACGTCACAACGGCCAGCACAGCGATTATCAACGAATATAACAGCCGTTATGGCTCCCTTGCTGCGGGAAATGACCTCAGCATGGTGAATGGCCCATTGATGTTGGGCTCTACAAGTCTTGCCGGTGAGGTTTGCAACAGCGTTCTCACTCAAGAAAAGGCGATCACGGATGTGACTCAAAGAAACTTCTTCGGAAGCATCAACTTTAGCGCCGGTATCTCCAGCGTTTCTGATGCGAACTTCGAAGCAGCTGTTCGCGGGATGGCTCGCCAGTTCTGGGGCCGCAACGAAAACATGGATGAGCTGACAATGTTGAAACAGTATAAGACTGAGTTCAACGATGCTTTGGCGGCCAATGCGCGCACTCAAGCGGCTTCTTCAAGCAACTTGATGCTGGCGACTTGTGCAGCAATGCTGTCAGCGGTGGATGCGATTTCTTACTAAGTTTTTAAGGTTCTAAGATTGTTGTTATTTTCTCTGGGGGGAGAAGATGAGTAAAAATAAAAAAGATATTCCTATGTGGGCTAAAACCGGTCATGCGAAACCGGTCACCCGTCGTGACTTTCTCTCTGCCGGTCTGATTCCGTTTGCAGCGAACATGTTTGTACCAAACTGGATGTCCCTTTTGATGGGGAACAATGCCTTCGCTCAAACGTCGGCTGCGGACTGCCCTGCTCCTGCGACACTCATTCCATTTGTGACCGTGAACCTCTCAGGTGGTGCGGCGATGGCGAGTAACTTCGTACCGATGGATGCCGGTCGACAACCTATTTCTAGCTATAGTAAACTAGGCCTCGGCGACAATCAGGTGCCTCTCGAGAGAGAATTCGGGAATGCGACTTTTGCCGCAAACCAAGTGAGTAAATTCCTTGTCGGCGTGCGCGCTCAAGCAGCGGCGACGACAATTGCAAATACGACTTTCATCGGGATTCCTTGTGACTCCCAGAACGATACGAACACGAATAAGTTCGATATCTCCGGGGCGATTACCAAAGCCGGCTTGGTGGGATCCAACTTGCCAAACATGGGCCGCGTGAATACGCGCACCGGTATCAATCAAGCAGCCGCTGTAATGGCTCCGCCTGCCCCTCTGGTGGTGAACAATTACAACTCATTGCTGACTTCGATTGGCTATAGCGCTTCCTTGGGAACCGCTTTAAATCAAAATCAAAAAAACTCATTAGCAAAATTGATGAGTAACTTGAGTGACAGCCAAACTCGCAAATTGGCTGCGATTCAAGGTGGCGATGGTGTGAAGAAAGTTTTGGATTGCGCCGGCATTAAAAACGTCGACGTAGTTCAAAAGGGTTCTGCGATCGTCGATCCACGTCAGAATACCGCCTTTGCCGGTGTTTGGGGCGTTAATGCCAATACAAACGTTGGTACTCGCGAATTGATCTTCGGCGCGATGATCTACAATACTTTGAATGGTCAAGCCGGTGTTTCAAATCTCGAGCTCGGTGGTTACGACTACCATGACAACACTCGCACAAGTGGCGATGCCAAAGACCAAGACGCCGGCGTTGTTGTCGGCCGTATCTTACAAAGCGCGGCTGTCATGCAAAAACCTGTTATGATCTACATTGTTTCCGATGGTTCTGTTTCTTCGTCTGACTCTACAGCGAGAAACGCTCCATGGGCTGGTGACCGTGGTTCTAACGGTGTGGCTTATTTGTTGTATTATAGCCCAAGTGGCCGTCCAGCAACGAGCGACTTCCAAATCGGTCAGTTCAATAACAACCAAGCAGCGGACCCTACGTTTGTGACGGGTGCAAACCCAGAGCTTGCAGCGGCGGCTGTGTTTGCGAACTGGTGCCAAGCGAACAAGCGTAACGACTTGTTTGATAGAGTGGCGGGCCGTATTCTGGACGCCAACCAGCTGGCACAAGTTATTAAGATCGCGTAGTCTTTGATAGATAGCATCGCATTTTCTTGTACGTTTTTGTTTTTGGGGGATGAGAGTGAAATCTATATTTAAGCTTAACCATATGCTTTGGGCAGCAGGAGCCATTGTGCTCCTCGTGGCTTTCAATAACTGCGGCGAAGGATTCGTGGCGGCAAATCTCGGAAGTATTTCGGGCGGCTCTGTGCTGTTCTCGAGAGCTCCAGGGGAAAGTTGCGAAGACGCGTTAGTGAAGGTTTATGCCAGCACTTATCACCCTTTCCTCAGCCAGACATGCAATAGCTGCCATATCAACGGTCCTGGTCTCGGTGTTTTCGCAAGCCCCGACGTGGCCACGTCTTACAATTCTTTCGCCTCTATCGGCGCTGATAAAATCAGCAGCCAAGCTGTGAATGACGCCCACAAACCGCCTTATACAGGCTCACAAAACACGGCTCGCATTAACGAGCTGAAGTCCTACTGGGCAGCGGCTCAGACGGCTTATGCGTCTTGCACTTCTGCAGCAGGCGGAGCCACCGGCAGCTTCGTGGTGAAATCAACAGATAAACAAGTCGCAGCAAACCTTGCGACGACCTTCACTCGTATGGAGTGGGACCTTGAAACTCAAAGTAACGGGAAAGTTCCTTTGATTGCAGGTATCGATATTCGCCGCGCGGTTTTGGCGGGTGTGACTCAAGGTTATGAGTTCCGTAATCCGACTCTGCGTTTGAAAAATACGACTTCTGGCAACTATCAGGCTCGCGCCCTCGCCGTTTACATCAACGGCACGTTGCAATCAGAGGTCACGACTTATGCAAATATCGATCAGGTGATCTCGACGACAACGGATGTGAACTTGTCTGCGGGTACGGCCAATGCCTTGGCGGTGATGACTCCGGCAACGACCGATATGATTGCGATCGAGTGGCAAAAACTCGGTTCTACGACAGGGGCTCCGAACCCTGGTGGCGGTGGTACGGCGACGCCGACTCCGACTCCAACACCGACTCCTGTGGGTGCGGTGACTTATACGCAGCTTGTTGCCAATGGCGGTCTGTTCGCGACATATTGCCTGAACTGTCATAGAGGCGCCAATGCGAGCGGTAGCTTGGATCTATCGGTCTACGCGAATGCGAAGAATGCGGCACAAAACATCAAGTCCCGCGTTAATAACCCGAACAATCCTATGCCTACGGGCGGCTTGCTCCAGCAGGCTCAGCGTGATGTGATCAGTGCTTGGGTGGACCAAGGAGCTCCACAGTAACAAGCATCGCGTGAGGATTTAATGATTCAAATTTACGGATCTCCAAAAAGCAGCGCTGGTCGCTGCTTTTTGATGTTAGAGGAATGTGGTTTAAGCTATCAAGTCATGCCCCTGGATATGGGGAACAAAGAACACAAGGCTGAGAGCTTTTTAAAGCTCAACCCCAACGGCAAAGTCCCGTGCATTATCGACGACGGCTTTGTGTTGTGGGAGTCGGCGGCCATTGTTCAATACTTGGCTCAGAAATATAAGCCTGAAATGCTGGGCACTTCGGTGAAGGACAAAGCGATTGTTCAGCAATGGTCTTTCTGGACGATGACAGAGGCCCAGCCTCCCCTCGTGGATATGCTGATTCAGAAGGTTTTCATGCCCGCAGATAAGCGCGATCACGCATTGATCGAGCGTTGCGAGAAAAAGCTTCCGAATCTTTTTGCAGTTCTGGAGAACAGTTTAAAGAACACCAAATACCTCACCGGCGACACCTACACGGTGGCAGACGTGATGGTGGCTTCAGCGACGAACCTGGCTTTGGGCTTAGGAATCGATTTCACGCAGTACCCGAATATCAAGTCCTGGATGGCAGAGATTTCTAGCCGCCCGGCTTGGCGCAAATTCGCTGAGCTTCGTATGTAACGGGAGTGGCTGCGGAGCCTTCGTTTTGTACTGGCTCCGCCCAAGTGAGCCTGCGAGCGGTAAGTCTTAACGTGAGGTA
The sequence above is drawn from the Bdellovibrionales bacterium genome and encodes:
- a CDS encoding endonuclease/exonuclease/phosphatase family protein, which encodes MKNLLSKMPVFIASTATLFILACTTSAPKSTAPTAVDLGGKAKAANEISVMNFNVENLFDNIHDENREDQTYLPLAKKQTPEHKALCAKMNQINYREECMNLDWSDEVVNTKLKNVSQIILGVDGQGPDILVMEEVENDRILGRLNKEYLTKAGYQTQVLIEGPDERGIDIALLSRFPTVGTPELHKIPYVPKNDHDKEWMARSRGILEVKLKLPNGETLTVLGAHFPSQANPRYWREQAVEYLSKLIAEKSAKGMVIASGDLNITHNEEVDARFFHDDFSKVAMVSHLVGCKKCDGTHNYRREWSFLDVLMFSKNMGDQGNASYKLEPETIAVVNKDPIHVWGQYPKRFKPEKKEGVSDHFPLYARIVLREPAKAPEPVAPPAAAPAATK
- a CDS encoding trypsin-like serine protease produces the protein MKLNLFVAAAAALLLASCAPKNQANEIASGGADTAIFGGDDVNVNDVVATTTVGLYNTKAGYLCTGSLYGKNMVITAAHCLEGDAKNLQVRFGVDMRKPALVRQVIAGQRNTRYTGKIQANMGDVSVLKYEGTIPPGYTTAPILTDYSVLSKGSKIVAAGYGISAPSRGKGEGILRKITLKVKDPTYSATEIAVDQSMINGVCSGDSGGPAFVKGNDGRLYLWGVTSNGAGLPVLRPCMFFAVFTRVDTYLPWINETAGKL
- a CDS encoding glutathione S-transferase family protein; this translates as MIQIYGSPKSSAGRCFLMLEECGLSYQVMPLDMGNKEHKAESFLKLNPNGKVPCIIDDGFVLWESAAIVQYLAQKYKPEMLGTSVKDKAIVQQWSFWTMTEAQPPLVDMLIQKVFMPADKRDHALIERCEKKLPNLFAVLENSLKNTKYLTGDTYTVADVMVASATNLALGLGIDFTQYPNIKSWMAEISSRPAWRKFAELRM